TCTTGTTTAATTTCACAACCATAGAAATCTTCAATTGGATGATCTGGCTCCTTAAGTGTTGTTCTCTTTTCACCGATATCTTCCACAAATATTGCATCAACGTTGCAATCATTTAAGTGATGCAAATGCTTATTAAGTCCTTCTGTATCCCACTTAACTTCCGCAATAGCACCAAAACCATTTTTAATTGTTTTAAATTCATTAGCCGTAAAACTAACCTTTGCGCCTGATTTAAAAACTAATGTTACTTCCTTCAATTAACTCACCTCCCTTCAAGATGAAACCTTACGGTTCATTTCCCTTAGCTGACACTTTGCTTCTAATTCAGTAATAAGTAATAATGCTGGGCTCTTTCTCATTTCTGCACATCTTTTTACAACATCTGATGCTTTCATTAATTTACTTGCGGATAATACTCCGTTCATCATTGGTCACCTCTTTTTTATTTTTTTCAGCCTGACGAGCTGCTAAAATACGAGGAACTGAAGTTTTCATAAAAAACTCAGCCATTTTCAACGCCGTTTCCTCACTTGGCGGATTATCCAATATAGTTCGTTCCATCTATCTCACCATCCACCTCATAAACTTCATGTTTCATGAAGTTAGTTGGCAAAAAAATTTCCTCAATTCCTTTACCGAATCTCTGAGCAATTAAAAACATCTCATTAGCTTTAAATTGAGTAACTCCATATTCTTTATTAACATAAGTTCTCTTATCTACACCTATTAAATCAGCCATATCCTGTTGAGTTAACCTATTATACATACGTAAAGACACCAGTTTGTCTTGCAAAATAATTCACCTCACTTTCGACAACTTCATATTACATGAAGTTATGACATAATTCAACAATAATTTTCATATTTTATGAAATTAAATATTATTTTTCTTGTTTCATGAAATTTTTAGTTTAAAACTTCATGAAATATGATATAATAGATCAAGAAAGGAGGTGAAACTTCATGAAACAAGATGTTTCTAAATATGTAGGTCAACAAATTAAAAACTTTAGGAAACTAAAGAAAATGACCCAAAAAGAATTAGGATTACGAATAGGAAAAAAACATAATACAATTTCTTCTTATGAAAATGGGACAAACGAACCTGAACAAGATGTATTATTTGCAATAGCACAAGCATTGGATATATCAATTAATGATTTGTTCCCACCAACAAATGAAGTGTATAAACCAAATACTCCAACTATTTCTTTAATACGTGAATCTTCATATACTTATGTTCCAACTGCAATTTCAGCTGGTTTACCTCTAGAAATTGATGGAATGACAGAAATGGATTTGGAAACTATACATATTCCTGATTCACTAATGGGGAAATGGGCAGGTAGAGAAGATATTTTTATGACTCGTGTTAATGGTGACTCGATGAATAAAGTTATACCACATACCTCTTTGATTGCCGTAAAAGAAGTTGCTTTAGAGGAACTTTACGATAATGACATAGTTGTTTTTAGTAACGGCTGCGATTATTCTGTAAAACGTTTCTTTAATGATAAACAAAATAAACGATTAATATTCCGACCGGATTCATACGACAATCGTTTCTTTGATTATACAGTTCCTTATGAAGATGCTGCGAATATAAAAATACACGGTAAAGTAGTAATGTACGTAGCTACATTAAACTAATACCTATATCAATTAAATCTTTAGCGCTAGGAATTTAATGGACAGCCCGTACAGCTGTCCTCTTTTTAAAAGGAGAGATAAATAGTGACTGTTGGAATTTATATAAGAGTAAGCACTGAAGAACAAGTACGAGATGGTTTCTCTATTTCAGCTCAACGTGAAAAGCTAAAAGCATATTGCGTGGCACAAGACTGGGATAATTTCAAATTTTATGTAGATGAAGGTGTATCAGCAAAGGATACGAATCGTCCACAATTAAGCATAATGTTAGACCATATCAAAAAAGGATTAATTAATACTGTTTTAGTTTATCGTCTAGATCGTCTAACACGTTCTGTTATGGACTTATACAAACTACTAGATACATTCGATAAATACAATTGTGCTTTTAAATCAGCAACAGAAGTTTATGATACTTCCACGGCTATGGGGAGAATGTTTATTACAATTGTAGCTGCATTAGCTCAATGGGAAAGAGAAAATTTAGGTGAACGTGTAAGAATGGGTCAATTAGAAAAGGCTCGCCAAGGAGAATATTCAGCAAAGGCCCCATTTGGATTTGATAAAAATGAGTATAGCAAATTAATTATAAATCTAGAAGAAAGCAAAGTAGTTTTAGATATGGTAAGAAAAATTGAAGAGGGTTACTCTATCAGACAACTCGCCGACCATTTAGACGGCTATATTAAGCCCATAAGAGGTTACAAATGGCATATACGCACCATATTAGATATTCTTTCTAATCACGCCATGTACGGAGCGATAAGGTGGTCTAATGAGATAATAGAGAATGCGCACCAAGGAATCATTACGAAAGATAGATTTATGAAGGTTCAACAACTACTATCTAGTCGCCAAAATTTTAAAAAACGTAAAACTACTTCTATCTTCATTTTTCAAATGAAATTACTTTGTCCAAATTGCGGAAATCATTTAACTTGTGAAAGAGTAATGTATCATAGAAAAAAAGATAATCAAGATATTGAACATAATCGATATCGTTGTCAGGCTTGTGTTCTAAATAAGAAAAAGGCTTTTTCCTCCAGTGAGAAAAAAATAGAGATAGCCTTTTTAGATTATATTGAAAAATACAGATTCAAACAGGTACCGAAATTTCAAACAGAAGACAATGAAATTGATATCTTCAAGAAACAATTATCTAAAGTAGAACGACAAAGAGAAAAGTTTCAAAAAGCATGGTCAAACGATCTAATGACAGATGAAGAGTTTGCCAATCGAATGAAAGAAACGAAACAAGCGCTAGAATCGATAAAAGAAAAGTTGAAATCTTTAAGTTCCAATGAAAACGAAAATATAGATGATGATGCTATAAAAGAAATTATAAATAATATTAAAAGTACTTGGTCATATTTATCATCTGATGAGAAAAAACAATTTATGAATATGTTCATAGAGAATATCAAAATTAATAAAAAAGACGGAGTTACAGAAGTATTAGATATAGAATTTTATTAGTGTTTATGTTACATTTACACAAACAAAATGCTCTTGTTGTAAAAAACGCATTTCTTCCATCATGTATTTCGCACAATCTTCTGGACTTCGAATACTATATCTATTTTGATATTCTAAACGTACCATTCTTCTGCCTAGTTCAAAGGCTGCCATAAGTTGCGATGCCTTTGAAATCCCAATACCATGTATACTAATTAGCTCTTCTAATGTTGCATCTTTCAACATACGTAAGCCATCAAATTGATGTAAAATTTTATCTGACAACTTTAAAACTGTTTCTTCTTTAGAACCTGTTCTGAGTAACACTGCGAGAAGCTCTCGATTTGATAAACTTCCAGCACCTTCTAACAATAAACGCTCCCGTGGCTGTTCTTCTCTTACAACATCACGAATACCGTTCATCTCTCCACCCCTTTATTTGTTCTCTCAAAGAAAACCCCATGCAATTTTACGCATGGGTTACATCAATATCAAATTGTTTTAATTCCCGAACGAGACGTGCAATTGGTAAGCCAACTACACTATAGTAGTCCCCTTGAATATTTTGAACGAAAATAGATCCTTTACCTTGAATCCCATAACTACCGGCTTTATCAAGAGGTTCTTTCGACGCGACGTATGTATCAATTTCCTCTTCTGTTAACTCCCAAAATGTAACTTCTGTACGCTCATAAAAAGTAACCGTTTTTTCTTTTGCTATAATTGCAACACCTGTATACACTTCATGTGTTTTCCCTGATAGTAATTGCAACATCTCTTTCGCCTCATCCTCATTAGAAGGCTTACCAAGAATACGCGACTCATATGTAACAATTGTATCTGCACCTAACACAATGTAATCACTATTATTTTCTGCCACCGCTGATGCTTTTTGCAAGGCAAGCGACATTACAATATCAGAAGGCGATGAATATGCACCAATTGTTTCCTCTACTTCACTTACAACGATTTCAAATGGCACACTAGCTAACTCAAGCAATTCCTTCCTCCGAGGTGACCCTGAAGCTAAAATTATTTTTCTCATATTTTCTCCTTCCTTTCTCACATGAAGCAGAACAATTTATATTAATCGTATCAAAGGAATAGTTTGTCCACAAATGAAAGAAATATTAATTTCTCTAACTAAAATAACACTTCTTTATTGCATACGATTATATTCCTGTCATAGAGAAAGCACTTTGCTCTAAATTCAAAAGAAAAGAAAGAAGTACATGTACTTCTTTCTTACTCATTTTATTATCCTATCATTTCACTTTCTACGAAACAATTTTTTCATACGAGAGTAAACCATCAATAATAACTTGATTTAATTTCGCCAAAGATTCCTTATCCATCTTCCCATCTTTTACTGTTTGTACAGCTACCGACGTATACATATACAGTTTCTTTGCTTCTTCTTGTTTCATACTTTTCCCTTCTTTTTCAACCTTTTTCCATTCTTTTTCAATTACTTCTATATCTTTTGCGCTGCTTTTTCCACCAACTTGTACGCTAGAAGCATATTTTGCTAAATGATTGTATAATGGCTGCACTTTTGTTAAAAATGTTCCTACTTCTTTATCATCTTTCAGCAATGCTTTATCTGTTATATCCCAGTTCTTTTTTAAAACGGAGACACCATCATTTTTATACTTAGTCATTAATTGATTTATAGACTGTTCATCGCTAGCAATACCAAAAACTATTGCATACTTATCACCGCTCGGTCTCAAAGCACCAATACCCCCATTGCCTTTCCATTCTTCAAGAGCTGCCTGTCCCTTTTCTTCAGAAGAATAAAGCCCCCCTTGAACAAAAAATAATTTCATCGGATCCAATGACGTTCCTGCCTGCGCCTTTTGTTTTTCTTCTTTCGGTGCTGGTGTTTGTTCTGCCGTTCCACCCACCTTTGATTCTCCATTTCCAGTCGGCCTTGAAGCAGTTACTTCACTTCCTCCTGTCGTTCCTTGTCCAGTAAGTAAATGAAGCATCCCCATTCCAAACGCCGTACCGATAATAATTGCGGTTGCAACGATTACAATTAATGTATTACTCCACTTCTTTCTGTATTTTTCCACAGACATTGATTTCGCTTTTTGAAACGGAACAACATTTTTCGGTCGTTCACTTTCTACTACCATCCATTCAAATTCATCTTTCTTCTTTTCCTCATACTTCGCTTCTGTTCCATTCACTTTCACTGAGATCGTTCGTGATTGCTTGTCCATACACTCACACCTCACCTCTTATCGTTGTCCGCATCATATCATATTCATTTCACAAAAAAACGAGATATTTGTCAGAGGAATTCGCCAAATAACCCTATATATTTATCTTATATGTATGCATTTGACTTCATTTGTAGAACAAAAAACTAGATAGCAAAGACTATCTAGTTTTTCTCGCAAATATATTTTCGTACTTCAGAAATGAAATAAAGAGAACCTGTTATGATAAAAACATCATTTTCTGCTATCATTTCAACTTTTGTATCAATTGCCTCTTTCCAATTTTCAAAAACTAATTTTGATTCTTTCTGTGAATATGATGCAAGCTTATCAGCAGAAATAGCACGATCAAAGGCGAATGTTGTAAAAATAATTTCATCTGCAATGGTTTCTAATTGGCCTACCATGTTATGTAATTGTTTATCACCAAGGGCAGTAAATAACACTATTACATTTTTATCTTTGTAATGCGCTTCTACTGTTTTCACAAGGCTTTCGATACCTTCTGGATTATGAGCACCATCTATAATAATATCTGGATTACTTTGCAGTTTTTCAAAGCGCCCCACCCAATACGCTTCCTGTAATCCAGTTCTTATTTCTTCTTCCTCAATTAAAAATGATACATATGTTTTTACATACATGACTGCCATAAGCGCAAGTGCTGCGTTTCCTACTTGGTGGCTGCCTTTCATTGTGATTCGCACATCTTCAAAAGAGGCGAAAGGACAAGTGAAATCGAACTGTTCTCCATCTTCACTAGACTGTTTATGTAATGCTGTAAAATGGTTGCCCATCTCGTATAAGTTTGCATGATTTTCCTTTGCAACATTTTGAATGACTTGCAAAGCTTCTTCATCTTGTACACCAGTAATTACCGGCACGCCAGACTTAATAATCCCCGCCTTTTCATATGCAATTTCTCCTAGTGTATTTCCTAAAATATGCATATGATCGTGACCGATATTCGTAATAATCGTGAGAACAGGGTGTATAACATTGGTAGAATCAAAACGTCCACCAAGCCCTGTTTCAAATAAAACAACATCACAGAAATTGAATTTACCGAAATAGCAAATCGCCATAACAGTAATAATTTCAAACTCTGTCGCTTCCCCTAAATCCGTTTCATCTAGTTTTTCCACGACTGGTTTTACCAGCTTTACAAGTTCAGTAATCTCTTCGTCTGCAATTGGTGTTCCATTCACACTAATGCGTTCATTAAATGATTCGATGTAAGGAGAGGTAAACGTTCCTACCTTATATTTCGCGCCTTCTAACATGTAACGCATATATGTTAACGTTGAACCTTTTCCATTTGTACCAGCAAGATGAACACATTTGATATGACGCTCTGGATTTCCAAGTTCTTCTAACATCCATCTCATTCTTTCTAATCCTGGCTTCATTCCAAATTTCAATCGGCTATGGATCCACCCTATCGCTTCTTTGTATGTATGTATCACGTATATTTTTCCCCTTTCAAAAGACAACTTTCATAGTTCTATTATACGCAAAGAAAAGAGACTCACCAATATAGTGAGTCTCTAAAAACATTTTTACTTTTCAAGATCTGCTAGACGTTGACGAACTGCTTCGCGTTTTTCTAGGTAATCTTGCTCTTTCGCACGCTCTCCTTCAATAACCGCTGCAGGAGCTTTCGCTACGAAACCTTGGTTAGAAAGTTTCTTCTGTACACGTTCTACTTCTTTATCGAACTTCTCAAGTTCTTTCTCAAGACGAGCTCTCTCTTCATCAAGATTGATAAGATCAGCTAACGGTAAGAATAACTCTGCACCTGATACGATTGCAGTCATTGCCTTTTCTGGCGCTTGTAAGTCTGTTTGAATTGTTAATTCGCTTGGGTTACAGAAACGCTCAATGTAAGAGCTGTTTTTCGTAAGTTGAGCAAGTACAGCCTCATCTTTTGCTTTAATTTGCATTTGAACTTTTTTGCTCATTGGCGTATTTACTTCTGCACGGATGTTACGAACAGAGCGAATGATATCAACTAGAAGGTGCATTTCTGCCGCAGCCTCCGTATCTTGTAAATCTTCGCGAACTGTTGGCCACGCAGCTACTGTAATAGACTCGCCTTCATGCGGTAAGTGTTGCCAAATTTTCTCTGTTACGAATGGCATGAATGGGTGTAATAGACGCATTGTTTGATCTAATACGTAAGCTAAAATAGAACGAGTTGTTTTCTTAGCTGCTTCATCTTCACCGTATAGTGGAAGTTTCGCCATTTCAATATACCAATCACAGAAATCGTCCCAAATGAAGTTGTATAATGAACGACCAGCTTCACCGAACTCATATTTATCCATGTTACGTGTTACGCTTTCGATTGTTTCGTTTAAGCGAGTTAAGATCCACTTATCCGCAACTGATTTTTCACCAGTTAAATCGATTTCTTCATACTTCATATCATCCATGTTCATTAATACGAAACGTGATGCGTTCCAAATTTTATTAATGAAGTTCCAAGTAGATTCTACTTTTTCCATGCTGAAACGTAAATCTTGACCTGGTGCACTTCCTGTTGATAAGAAGAAACGCATTGCATCTGCACCGTACTTCTCGATAACATCCATTGGATCAATACCGTTACCAAGAGATTTACTCATTTTACGACCTTGCTCGTCACGAACTAAACCGTGAATTAATACATCTTTAAATGGACGCTCGCCTGTAAACTCTAAACCTTGGAAAATCATACGAGATACCCAGAAGAAGATGATATCATAACCCGTTACTAGTGCATCTGTTGAATAGTAACGTTTGAAGTCTGCTGAATCTTCATTTGGCCAACCAAGTGTGGAGAATGGCCATAATGCTGAACTGAACCATGTATCAAGTACATCGTTATCTTGATTCCAGTTTTCAATATCTGCTGGTGCTTCTGTACCTACGTATACTTCACCAGTTTCTTTATGGTACCAAGCTGGAATACGGTGTCCCCACCATAATTGACGAGAAATACACCAGTCATGAATATTTTCCATCCAACGTAAATATGTGTTTTCAAAACGCTCTGGTACGAACGTTACTTTTTCTTCTTCTTTTTGTTGAAGCGCTACTGCTTTTTCAGCAAGTGGAGCCATTTTTACGAACCACTGTGTTGATAAATAAGGCTCAACAACTGCACCGCTACGCTCACTATGACCTACTGAATGCATATGTGGCTCGATTTCTACTAATACGCCAGCTTCTTGTAAGTCTTTTACTAATTCTTTACGGCATTCGAAACGATCCATACCGTTATACTTACCAGCTTTTTCGTTCATTGTTCCATCTTCGTTCATTACTAAAATGCGTGGTAAGTCATGACGGTTACCTACTTCAAAGTCATTCGGGTCATGAGCTGGTGTAATTTTTACAACGCCCGTTCCGAAATCTTTTTCTACGTACTCATCAGCAATAATCGGAATCTCACGGCCTACGATTGGAAGTGTAACTGTTTTTCCGATTAAATGTTTGTAACGATCGTCTTCTGGATGAACTGCTACTGCTGTATCACCAAGCATCGTTTCTGGACGAGTTGTCGCAAGACGAATGTGACCAGAACCATCTGTTAACGGATAGTTCATATGGTAGAATGCACCTTGAACTTCTTTATGAATTACTTCAATATCAGAAAGAGCTGTACGTGTTGCTGGATCCCAGTTGATGATATATTCACCACGATAAATTAAGCCTTTTTCGTATAATTGAACGAATACTTTATTAACCGCATCTGATAAACCTTTGTCTAATGTGAAACGTTCACGAGAATAGTCTAGTCCTAAACCAACTTTCCCCCATTGTTGACGAATGTGAGAAGCGTACTCTTCTTTCCACTCCCAAGCTTTTTCAAGGAATTTTTCACGGCCAAGATCGTAACGTGAAATACCTTCTTCACGAAGTTTTCCTTCTACTTTCGCTTGTGTTGCGATACCAGCATGGTCCATTCCTGGAAGCCATAGTACATCGTATCCTTGCATACGCTTCGTACGAGTTAAAATATCTTGAAGAGTTGTATCCCAAGCATGACCTAAGTGTAACTTACCAGTTACGTTCGGAGGTGGAATTACAATTGTATACGGTTGTTTCTTCTCGTCTCCTGTTGCTTCAAAATATTTGCCTTCAAGCCACCATTGATAAAGGCCTTCTTCAACGGACATATGATCATATTTAGTTGGTAAATTCTTTTCCGTGTTTGACATTATTTTCCCTCCTTAAAATAAAAAATGTCCCTCATCCAAAAAGGACGAGGGACATCGCGGTACCACCTTTATTTACAAACAAATTCATAATTTGCTTATACTCTTAATTTGATAACGGACAAATCCGTCTTTTCCTAATGAGAACTATTCCGTTCAGAAAAGATGCTCCAGGGCTACCTTCTAACATAACTATCTAGAGAATCTCCCAGCTAATGATTCTCCTCTCTGAAGACGTTTCTTGTTATACTCTTCCCCTTCAAGGCATTTATATGATTGTTAATTATTATATACAATAGTGTAAAAAACGAAACCTTATTCGTCAAGATAAATTTAAGACTATAGCTTTTGGAATGAAAAAAAGAAGATAAGTAGTACCCTCTACTTATCTTCTTTATCCGTTCCCTTGCTGGGCAGCTTGTAATTGCGAAAGGAAATATTCTATATTACTAACGAGCCAATGCGATTGTTGCAAACTCTTTACTCCGAGAAGTTCATTTTCCTCATTACGACGCTCTCTTCTTTTCTTATAAGACTGGATTTGCCGAATAAATTGCGATGGATACGTCATATACGCAAACATAAGTA
This genomic interval from Bacillus thuringiensis contains the following:
- a CDS encoding valine--tRNA ligase; translated protein: MSNTEKNLPTKYDHMSVEEGLYQWWLEGKYFEATGDEKKQPYTIVIPPPNVTGKLHLGHAWDTTLQDILTRTKRMQGYDVLWLPGMDHAGIATQAKVEGKLREEGISRYDLGREKFLEKAWEWKEEYASHIRQQWGKVGLGLDYSRERFTLDKGLSDAVNKVFVQLYEKGLIYRGEYIINWDPATRTALSDIEVIHKEVQGAFYHMNYPLTDGSGHIRLATTRPETMLGDTAVAVHPEDDRYKHLIGKTVTLPIVGREIPIIADEYVEKDFGTGVVKITPAHDPNDFEVGNRHDLPRILVMNEDGTMNEKAGKYNGMDRFECRKELVKDLQEAGVLVEIEPHMHSVGHSERSGAVVEPYLSTQWFVKMAPLAEKAVALQQKEEEKVTFVPERFENTYLRWMENIHDWCISRQLWWGHRIPAWYHKETGEVYVGTEAPADIENWNQDNDVLDTWFSSALWPFSTLGWPNEDSADFKRYYSTDALVTGYDIIFFWVSRMIFQGLEFTGERPFKDVLIHGLVRDEQGRKMSKSLGNGIDPMDVIEKYGADAMRFFLSTGSAPGQDLRFSMEKVESTWNFINKIWNASRFVLMNMDDMKYEEIDLTGEKSVADKWILTRLNETIESVTRNMDKYEFGEAGRSLYNFIWDDFCDWYIEMAKLPLYGEDEAAKKTTRSILAYVLDQTMRLLHPFMPFVTEKIWQHLPHEGESITVAAWPTVREDLQDTEAAAEMHLLVDIIRSVRNIRAEVNTPMSKKVQMQIKAKDEAVLAQLTKNSSYIERFCNPSELTIQTDLQAPEKAMTAIVSGAELFLPLADLINLDEERARLEKELEKFDKEVERVQKKLSNQGFVAKAPAAVIEGERAKEQDYLEKREAVRQRLADLEK
- a CDS encoding recombinase family protein, which codes for MTVGIYIRVSTEEQVRDGFSISAQREKLKAYCVAQDWDNFKFYVDEGVSAKDTNRPQLSIMLDHIKKGLINTVLVYRLDRLTRSVMDLYKLLDTFDKYNCAFKSATEVYDTSTAMGRMFITIVAALAQWERENLGERVRMGQLEKARQGEYSAKAPFGFDKNEYSKLIINLEESKVVLDMVRKIEEGYSIRQLADHLDGYIKPIRGYKWHIRTILDILSNHAMYGAIRWSNEIIENAHQGIITKDRFMKVQQLLSSRQNFKKRKTTSIFIFQMKLLCPNCGNHLTCERVMYHRKKDNQDIEHNRYRCQACVLNKKKAFSSSEKKIEIAFLDYIEKYRFKQVPKFQTEDNEIDIFKKQLSKVERQREKFQKAWSNDLMTDEEFANRMKETKQALESIKEKLKSLSSNENENIDDDAIKEIINNIKSTWSYLSSDEKKQFMNMFIENIKINKKDGVTEVLDIEFY
- a CDS encoding Maf family protein, translating into MRKIILASGSPRRKELLELASVPFEIVVSEVEETIGAYSSPSDIVMSLALQKASAVAENNSDYIVLGADTIVTYESRILGKPSNEDEAKEMLQLLSGKTHEVYTGVAIIAKEKTVTFYERTEVTFWELTEEEIDTYVASKEPLDKAGSYGIQGKGSIFVQNIQGDYYSVVGLPIARLVRELKQFDIDVTHA
- a CDS encoding YqaI family protein, which gives rise to MKEVTLVFKSGAKVSFTANEFKTIKNGFGAIAEVKWDTEGLNKHLHHLNDCNVDAIFVEDIGEKRTTLKEPDHPIEDFYGCEIKQDDKYFMFGQDAVLEGNLTNYLIAEQSVECFRAV
- a CDS encoding helix-turn-helix domain-containing protein, with protein sequence MKQDVSKYVGQQIKNFRKLKKMTQKELGLRIGKKHNTISSYENGTNEPEQDVLFAIAQALDISINDLFPPTNEVYKPNTPTISLIRESSYTYVPTAISAGLPLEIDGMTEMDLETIHIPDSLMGKWAGREDIFMTRVNGDSMNKVIPHTSLIAVKEVALEELYDNDIVVFSNGCDYSVKRFFNDKQNKRLIFRPDSYDNRFFDYTVPYEDAANIKIHGKVVMYVATLN
- a CDS encoding bifunctional folylpolyglutamate synthase/dihydrofolate synthase; the encoded protein is MIHTYKEAIGWIHSRLKFGMKPGLERMRWMLEELGNPERHIKCVHLAGTNGKGSTLTYMRYMLEGAKYKVGTFTSPYIESFNERISVNGTPIADEEITELVKLVKPVVEKLDETDLGEATEFEIITVMAICYFGKFNFCDVVLFETGLGGRFDSTNVIHPVLTIITNIGHDHMHILGNTLGEIAYEKAGIIKSGVPVITGVQDEEALQVIQNVAKENHANLYEMGNHFTALHKQSSEDGEQFDFTCPFASFEDVRITMKGSHQVGNAALALMAVMYVKTYVSFLIEEEEIRTGLQEAYWVGRFEKLQSNPDIIIDGAHNPEGIESLVKTVEAHYKDKNVIVLFTALGDKQLHNMVGQLETIADEIIFTTFAFDRAISADKLASYSQKESKLVFENWKEAIDTKVEMIAENDVFIITGSLYFISEVRKYICEKN
- a CDS encoding helix-turn-helix transcriptional regulator, with protein sequence MQDKLVSLRMYNRLTQQDMADLIGVDKRTYVNKEYGVTQFKANEMFLIAQRFGKGIEEIFLPTNFMKHEVYEVDGEIDGTNYIG